The Candidatus Rubidus massiliensis DNA segment AGATACATTTGTAAAGTCAGATGTTATCAAAATCATTAAAGATAATCCTGATTTAAGCACGTTAGGAACACTAATTCAAACGGCTAATCTGCAAACTATTTTAGCAGGTACTGGCCCTTTTACAATTTTTGCTCCTACCAACGAAGCTTTTGAAAAGCTTGGTAAAGACAAACTCAATGACTTGATGAAACCTGAAAACAAAGATAAATTAATCCAAATATTAACTTATCATATTGTTCCAGGGAATGTCATGGCTAAAGATGTAAAAACCGAAGAAGTTAAAACAATTAATGGAAAGGTTTTAGACATTAAAGTTGATGGTACAACAGTTACTGTCGACGGAGCCAAAGTTGTCAAAACAGATCATGTCGGAACAAATGGCGTGGTTCATGTGATTGACAAAGTTTTGATCCCTTAATGAATTTTAAGGAACTTTTGGGCGCTTTAAGGATAAGCGCCCAAATAAAAACTTTTTTATGGTTATATAAATGATAAAAAAACTTTTTAAGTTACTTCAACAACTTCCCGATGAACTAACTAAAAGACCAATTTTGGCTTCCATCCTATCATTTGCCTTCACTTTAATTTTGGAAAATTGGATTTTAAGACGTTTTAAATTTTTACATTTTCTTTCCAAAAAGAATATTGCAACCATTTATACCTTTTATACTTTTGCAAAAAAATGGGTTAAACTTTTAAAGAAAACTTAAAACTCAAATGGGTTGTGGTTTTTTGTAAGCGTTGATACTCTATTCCATCAATTTTAAACTTTTTTTGGTTCATTGCAAAAACAGGTAAGATCATTTGTAATGAATTGCATATATATAAAGAAGTATCTACGGAAAGATTTTCTACAGTTGTTTCAACATATTTAATGGTATATCCCAATAAATATCCTGTTTCCTGAATCCTCTCTAAGATTGTCCCCTTTAAATTTTGTAGATGTGACGCAGGTATGAATATGGTTTTTTGCTTAGTCCAGAAAATATTACTAAATGATGTTTCTAAAATAAAGCCAGATCCATTTGTAACAATAGCATCGTCAAATCCTTGTTGAAGGCTAAATTTCTTTACCAAAATACGATCTAAATAAGCTAATGTTTTATAGCAAAGTAAAGGGCTTTGCATTGGAAATGGATAGAGGGTGACTTTTTGCATTTTTTTTACTATTTCAAAAGGGCTAATCTCTATCAAACATGTTTCATCGGTAATAATTACTTTTATTTTCCAACTATTTTGTGTAGCACTGTTCAAACTAATTAATTGAAGGAATGTAGTTTCGATGAGTGGAGGATAAGTGATATTGAGAAAAGCACACGTTTTTTTAAGTCGTAAAATATGCAAATCATAATTTAGAATATATCCAGATTCTAAACACATCGTTGTAAAAGCGCCTTGTCCATAGATAAAGCCTTTATCAGTAACAGGAATAAACGCTTCTGATTTTGGAATAAATCTACCGTTTAAATACACAATGGAAGGTTTATGCATGGGGGTTAAAACCTATAGCATTAAAAATCGATAATCCCTTATCGAGGGTTTCTTCATACTCGTTCTCTGGTTCTGAATCAATAACAATGGCTCCCCCAAGTTGAACGCGCAATTCTTCTTCTTTAAAAATTAAAGTGCGAATCGCAACATTAAAATTAAAATCCCCATTTTGTGAAAAATAACCGATAGAGCCGGTATATACATGACGATTTCTTTTTTCAAATCTTTGAATGTATTCCATCGCTCGAATTTTTGGACAACCAGTTATTGAACCTGCAGGATAACAAGCCTTGATAATCTCTAAAGAATGAATTTTGGGAATGGCAACTGCTTGTATAATAGAAAACAAATGATAGATAGAATGATAGTTTTCACATCGAACAAGTTCTTTTACCTTCACGCTTCCAACTTGGCTTACGCGACTTAGGTCGTTGCGCATTAAATCCACTATCATCATAAGTTCAGACAAATTTTTTTCTGAATTTAATAGCTTTTTTTTGCCATCAAGAACAGTTGCTGCAATTGTCCCTTTTATCGGTCTTGTCTCTAATTGTCCTTTTTTTAAAGAAAGAAATTTTTCGGGGGAAATTGAAACAATTGTTTCTTGCTCCAAATTTAGTATGGCACTATAGGGATTTGGACTTTTTTGCAATAAGGCAAAATATATTGATACAGGATCAAAAGAGCCACTGAAAATAAATTCTTGCGATAAATTTAATTGATATACTTCCCCATCTAAAATGAGTTCTTTGATTGCTTCTATTGCCTTTTTATAATCGTCAGACCCTTTTCTTTTTATGTTTTTAATTTTGCTAGGCGTTAATGGTTTAAAGTAAGATCTATTCCAAAAATCTTGATTCACAATGACTTGTAAAATTTTTTGTTCATTCTCTAATAAGATATTATTTATAACAAACACTGCTATTGTATTTGTCGAATGACAAAATCGAATCGTAATTTTAAATTTTTGAAAGTAGGCTAAATAATTCGAGTTATCATCAGAAGGAGTAAATATTTCTTCTGTAGCATAACCTAGTTCATAGCTTAAATAACCCACCCATAAGGGTAAATCACAAGCATTGCTTTGATCTAATTGGAGTTGTTCTTTTAATTCTCCCCAAGGATTTTCAGATGAAGCTAATATTTCAATTTTTTCAAACGGAAATAAAAATAGATAAGATGCTTCAGACGTATCGTAATTGCCCCCAGAATACAAAAGAATACTTCCGACTTCATTTATCAAATGAGAAGCACCTTGTAAAAAACAAGTGGAATTATTGATGGTAAAACTAGTCTCTTTCATACTATACATCTAAAAAACACACTAAATTAAAAAACCTGGCGATAAACCAGGTAAAAGATTTAAGACATAAAGCAAATGTGTAAAGATCGCCCTATTTAAAATTATGAAAGTTCTTGTGGAATATTCATATTATGATAAACCGCATCGACATCATCTAATTGTTCTAACCACTCAATTAATCCAAGATTTGCCTTAGCTGTTTCAACATCACAATCTACATAAACTTTCGGAATCATGTCTAAATTATCTTCTGTAGAAATGTAACCTAATTTTTGTAAACTTTCCTTTACTTGATATAACTCTACAGGATCACAAATAACAATATAGGTCTCTTCTTCTACTTCAAAATCTTCAGCTCCAGATTCGGTAGCAGCTAAAAAAAGTTCTTCTTCGGGTACATTTTTTGGATACTGGATAATCCCTTTTCGCTCAAAATTAAATGCTACAGCTCCTGGGTTAGCAATATTTCCTCCCCTTTTATTGGTAGCGATTCGCATATCAGATGAAATTCTATTTTTGTTATCTGTCATGATATCAACAATTAAACCAACTCCCCCATGTCCATACAACTCGTAAGTCATTTCCATAAAAGCTGCTTGGTCTACATTAGCCCCTTTTTTGATATTGCGATCGATAATGTCATTGGGAACATTAGAGTTTTTGGCTTTTTCTAATGCTAAACGAAGCCTTGGGTTTGTCTTAGGGTCAGGCCCCCCAAGTTTTGTAGCCGTAATAATCTCTTTGGCAATTCTAGAAAAGACTTTCCCTTTTTTAGCATCTGCTCTTTCTTTTTTATGTTTAATATTTGCCCATTTACTATGTCCAGCCATAACCTTTCCTTAATTTAACATCGTGAAAAAAACAAAGTTTGTTCTTCTTTTATAAGCTTTTTTACCAATTTGAAATGTTCGAATTCCGCTTCTTTTTCTTTAAATTCGGCCGTATGAATTTTACTCATCCCCTTTTTATCAACATAAGATGGATACATTTTATGTAAACATTCATGATAAATAACATAAGAGAGGAAATAATCGGGGACTTGAGGACTATCGAGTAATCGATTAATTTTAATGAGTTTTAAGGTGTCATAATAAAGTCCAAAAGTTACCTTATTTTTACTTTTAACCACAGGTTTTCCAAACCAAGTGATTAATAGATTTAACTCTCCATTAAAATATTTTTGATTCACTTGATCATAAAGTTCTTTTAAATTGTAATAAGTCCCTTGAGTAATTAACTTAGTTTGATCGATTTGATAAGAATAGTCCATTTGTTTGACGCTATCATCAATAAAGGCTTTAATACTTGGTGCAATTTTTTTATGTTGTTTTCTTAAATAACAAACTAATGCTTCCATAACATTATCGGGAGCATTTAAAAAAATGCGATGCAAAGAAACCTTTGTACAATCAGGTTCCCATCTCACACTTAGCATCGTGGAGCGATTATCGTTGATTTTCAAATGAAGTTTAACACCTAATTGACTCTCAATTTTTCTTTGGAAACTAGCAAAAGGACGTACAATTTCTTTTAATGATCGACCTGTTTGCTCATTATTAGAAAACATTAAATCAATTCCTTTTCCATAAAAGATCTAGCTTGATGGACACCGTCGCGACCTTTCAACCATTTAGTTTGTTCTCCAAACTGAGTAAAGCCCATTCTCTTATATAACCTGATAGCCGGGTTTTCAGCATAAACTTGTAGATGAAGTAATTCTATCTTAAAGGTATCGCGCGCTAAGTGCATAATGTTATTAATTAAAAAAGTACCAATTTTTTTATTCCTTTGATCTGGCGCTACGATAATGCCAAATTCACATTGATGAGCCAGCTTTTTGTAAGGTTGCAAATAAAGAGTGGATAAACCAACAGGAATTCCATCTTTTACAGCAGTTAGGCTACATTTATATCGGTAAAAGCCAATCCATCGATTTACTGCATCATCTATTTCCGCTTCATCATCCATAGGAAACCAACGAGAAACCGTGGGATCCATTAACCATTGTTTTAAGTATTTAGCATCTCCAACCTCAGTATATCTGATATCTATACCCTCGGGTAAATCTAACTTCTCTTCTTCCATTATTTATCCAAACTCCTTTAAATAAGCGTAAACAAAATCGTCTAATTCCCCATCCATAACAGCTTGTATGTTACCAACTTCATATTTTGTTCTAGTATCTTTTACTAATGTATAGGGTTGAAAAACATAGTTTCTAATTTGACTTCCCCAAGCAATTTCTTTTTTGTCGCCACTTAGCGCTTTGATAGCATTTTCTCTTTCTAAAACTTCTAATTCATAAAGTTTAGATCGAAGCATTTTAAAGCATGCTTCCTTATTCTGAAGTTGACTTCTTTGATTTTGACAAGAGACTACTAGGTTAGTCGGAATATGGGTTAAGCGAACTGCTGAATCTGTTTTATTAACATGTTGTCCCCCGGCCCCAGAGGCTCGATAAGTATCAATCCTTACATCTTCTGGACGAATTTCAATTTGAATATCATCTGTAATTTCAGGGGTAACATCAACAGATGCAAAACTTGTGTGCCTTTTTGCATTAGAATCAAAAGGTGATATTCTTACTAAACGATGAACCCCTTTTTCCGCTTTTGCATATCCATAGGCAAAATCGCCACCGAATTTTAAGGTTATGCTTTTAATACCAGCTACATCGCCATCGACAGTATCAACTATTTCCACTTTCCAACCGCGTCTGCTAGCCCATCTTTGGTACATTCTTGAAAGCATTAAGACCCAGTCACAAGCTTCCGTCCCTCCAGCTCCAGCATTTATACTAAGATAGCAATTTTTGCTGTCTAGCTCGCCAGCCAGCATACGGCGAATTTCTAATTCCCCGACTATTTTTTCAATAGCATCTAACTCTAGCAATAATTCTTGAAAAAAAGCTTCATCATTGGATTCGATAACTTCTGGTAAAAGTTCTTTTAAAGCACAAAAACGATTTTTTATGTTTTTTGTCGGATTAGTCCAAGCTTTTAATTGATTAACTTCTTGAATCACTTTTTGAGCTTTTTCATTATCATCCCAAAAATGAGTATCTTCCATTAATAATTCTAATTCTTTAACTTTAGCTTCTTTAGTAGCTAAGTCAAAGATACCTCCACATATGAAGGATTCGATCATCTAAATTTTTCAGTCGATTCTGTAATTCAATTTGCATAAAAGAGCCTTTTACTTAGAAAAAAAAAGGGAATAAAAGTACTATAATTTAAGTTTTAATTTATGGGGACAAAGAAATATTAATAACTTTTCTCCATTTATCACCAATGGCATAAAACTTTAATAATTATACTGTAAAACACTTAAAAGTCAAAATAGTACATTCTTCATTTCTATCAAAAAATGCATACTCCCCTTGATACAACTCATACTTATCTCTATAACGAAAATTCTTTCTGGAATAAAAAGTCTTCGGTTTTAAAGATGACTTATCAATATACAAGTCTTTTTTTAGGATCATTGCAAAGTTGTTCTATTGTGTTTTTTATAAAAGAGTTACAAAATTACAAGGGCTCTGAGTCTCTCGTAACCGTTCTTTTTTGGGCGACGATTGCCGCTTCCATAACTTTCTATAGCTTTAGAATAGACTGGACCAAATATTTTGATAAAAATATAGCAAAACTTATTTGTAAGGATTTTATTGAAAAAGATCTGGAAACACTTTCTAACAATTACTCCAAAAAAATTCATTCTTTAGTAATAAACGGGTTTTTTACTGAACAAACCAAAAATCTCATTCTAACTTTTTTTGAAGAAACTTTTTTTCTTTCCACTCAACGACAAACCGATTTGGTAATTATGAAAAAAAAAATTTACAATGAACAATGGGAATTGTTTAAAAATCAGATTCTTTCTAAAGAATTACCTTATAGGAAAGTTAGTAATTCACCTTAATTAACTCTATTGCATCATTTTCATTGAACGAATATTTCCATTCCCATTTAGGAGAATTAATTTTGATTTTATCTATAGAAATTAACCCATCTTTTAAAGTAGCGCAGTATCTATACCCATCGGGTACGATTATTTCAAAATTACCAATAAACTCTATATTTTCCGCTTCAAACTCACTAAATCCTTCTAAAATAACCTTAAAACTCTCAAGCCTTTCAATGTTTCCTTTCCAAATAGGTTCGGAAGCTTCCCAGTTTACACCTTTATTTTTTATTTTAACGTTTTTCAAAAGGCAACGCCCTGTACGATTAGATAGCTTTGCAGTTTGTTTAGAAGCCAAAATCACTAAACTCCCATCAAGTGTCAAATTCTCAATCTCAATTTCGGCAATTTCTAAATGTAATTCAGACTTTTCTTGAATGCTCCCTCCTCGTATTTTTTGTCCTACAATGGCGTTTAATGGACCTAAAGAAGGGATCAAATTAACTAGTAAAGAAGGCCCTTCTTCTAAAAATTTCTCCACAGTCATTTCTTTGGGCATTTTTATTTTAGAATATTTAGACAGCACTTCTTCATAATTTTTTAAGATATCAAAAAAAGCACCTTTTGGGGTTTCATGAAAATGATTATTTTCAACTTGCAGTTTTTTAGTTACCGAAATTGTTTTATTGCGATCGTTAAAAGTCAGGTACGTATTCAAATCAAATTGTGTTATTTGCTTGTGTTCCGAAAAAACATTAATCACGCAATCGGCGATGTTTTGCATTAAGGACTCTAACCGTCCAGCTTCAATACATAAATTATCGCCATCTTTATTGAGACAATTAATTTTTGTTTTCATATTGATTAACATTCCAGGTAAGGGACAGCTAGTTATTGCATCTTGAATCTTTTCAATATCAGCAAAAAGAATATTTGTATTAGCAGGATAAATTGAATAATTGCTTGTTCCATCTAACGATTTATCTTCAATACCCAACTTCATAAATTCAGTATATTCAATATTGGATACACTATAACAAACACCACATTCAGTTTCTTTTTGTACCAGAACATTCATCCCTTCTGCTGTATTTACAAGTCTTGGGCAGGAAGCAAAACCAAAATGTTTGTTATGAAAAATTCCAATCCCTAAAAAAGCATATAGAGCATAGTCAGTATTCGCAAGTGGGTTGTTGATTTGACGAAATAATGCTTTTTTGATGCCTCTTGATAAAAGTTGATCAAATACTTTTTTTTGTTTGGCTAACTTCCAAATTACGCCATGTCCCCCCGGCTTTAAGATTAGCTCTAAAGGGGAACTTACAGCCCATTGCCCATCTACCGTAATCATCGGTATTAAGGGCTGGGTAAAAATAAGGAAAGAATCTTTTGGCCTTCCAAACCAATTATTTTTTTCTATAATTTTTTTTACAAAATAATCATTATCTTTTTCTAAAGATGTCATTAAAGCTATTGGAGTAATTATCTGCTTGCCAAAGAGCTTATAGACCAAATACTCTCTAGCCTCTAAATCTTTAATTAATCCTTCTAAAAGTGTTTTTCCTTGAAATTGTAACATAGCGGCCGGCAGTGGTTTGCCATTTTCTTCATCTATTAAGTTTAAGCGATCTCCAGCACCCCCAATAGGATAGAATTCGGCTATAGATTCAGCATTTTGTAAACTTAATTTTATGTAAGAATCAACTTCTTTAGTTTGGGAACGTATGTCAAACCAAGGTGGATGAATAAATTTTGTTTTATAAAGAGAAACTGAGTCATCTTTTTCAGCAATCATTTGAAGGATTTGACAATGATATCCTACAATACCACCTAAAAAACTATAATTTTCTTCTAAAGTTTTTAAACTATCTTGCAACCTGTCCCATCGATCTTGCTTATCTTCAATTTGATCCCAATTTTGAAAAATTATATCTCCTTGATCGATAGCAAGCAATGACAAGAAACAGTAAAATTGTTGTGGATCTTTGTTTTTAGCAAAAAGAATAAGTGATGGATGACCGGAAAAAAAATCAGAAACATTTGGAAGTTTCATTAAAAAAGCAATCTTTTCCTCTTCATTATTTAATTCTTCTAAAGTTTTAGCAATATTTTGATAGAAGGGAATTTTTAAAAGACTTGACATGGCACAAAGCTTCCTAATGCTATTAATTAGCGCTAAATTCTAGCTGTTTACATTAATTCAGACATACTAAAAATTGGATAGACGCTCAAATTTGCTTCTACCTAACTCAAAATTTAAGTTAAATCAAAAAAAAAAGAGAAAAAAGGAAATTCTTAAGTATTTCTTTCAAATCTTTTACATTAAGTCAGATGTAAGAATACACGGTACTATTTTTTTTTTAAGATAGGAAATCCTTTGACTAGAAAAACAATCCAAGTTAAAAACACTCCCTTATGAGGAAAAAGATTTTTGACGTTTGTTTGATAATAAATTTATAGATTATTGCTTATTAATCAGCCTAAATTATTTCGAGAAGTGATGAGTTATCTTAAGCCAAGAAGTTAAAGATTTAAATTATTAAAACTTTTTAGCTAAACGGTTTAAATTTAATTTAAACTCTGATAAAAAAACTCAATTTAAAATCTTCAGTATGGCGAGAAAGTGATACTACTATAATTATCTTCCAAATTTCTTAATAAACGTTTATAAAATTGGAAAATCATATTTGAAATCTATATTTAAGGTTAAAACCATTAAGGAGAAGAAAATGAATAAAGAAAAAAAGCCTTCTGCTTTTATGAAGCCAGTGCAAGTTAGTGAGGCTTTAGCTAAAATTGTAGGCCCAGGTCCTATGCCTCGTACAGAAGTAACAAAAAAATTGTGGGAATACATAAAAAAACACAAGTTGCAAGATGGTGAGAATAAAAGAAATATTAATCCCGATAAAACTCTTGCAGAAGTTCTTGGCTCTTCCGATTCAATCGATATGTTTAAAATGACAAGTAAATTATCTAAGCATATTAAAGAACCAGAACTTGCTTCTAAACGCCAATAGTTATCTTCTTTGCCCAATTGAAAAAATCAATTGGGCTTCTAAAAAAGTATCTTTTTTGATTTATGTAAACCTGGTAAAATAGTTTTTTTTACAAAAGTCACTATGAAAAATTTTCAAAAGCTTGGAAGCTTGCTTTGGGATGCTTGGTGCGTCCTCTCAGTTGTTGGTATTTGGCCCCGCTTTATTGAACCGAAATTATTACAATTAAATAATAACACCATATCGATATCGAATTTACCGCAATCTTTTGAAAATTTTAAAATTATTCATTTGACGGATTTACACTTAAATCCAAAAACATCAGATAATTTTCTTAAAAAAATATTAAACAAAGTCAACATTCTAAATCCTGACTTAATCGTTTTCACAGGAGACTTTATATGCTTTGGACAAAATTTTGATGTAGAGAGATTAAATAAATTTTTATCAAAATTGCAAGCACCCTACGGAAAGTATGCCATATATGGAAACCACGATTATTCTCATTTTGTTTCGGTGAATGAAAATGGTGATTACGATGTCATTACAAAAAAAAGCTCAAGCTTAACCAAAGGTTTCGCGCGCCTTTTTTCTTCTATAAAAGTTACCGGTAAAATGACTACTGCAGCCAAAAATGTTTCACCCCATCAAGCTTTACAAGATGTTTTAAAAAAATCTGGTTTTAAAGTTTTAAATAATGAAACTATTCAGATTAAAAAACATGATGACTTTTTCAATTTAACAGGGCTTGGGGAATACATGACAGGACAATGTAATCCAAAATTGGGATTTCAAAGTTATAAGGCCAAGTATCCAGGAATTGTTATGTCTCACAATCCTGACAGCATCTCTTTGCTAAATAATTTTCCTGGAAATATTATTTTGTCAGGTCACACCCATGGCGCTCAAGTAAACCTGCCGATAATGTGGAAAAAATTTATGTTAGCAGAGAATCCTCAATTAAAAAGAGGTTTGTATAAACGGGGAAATAAAAGTATTTTTATAAATCGCGGCCTTGGCGCAGTTATCCCTTTTCGTTGGTTTAGTTTGCCTGAAATAGTCTTGCATACACTTACACGAGGTTCTAATGAATAATTCTTATAGTACCGCTGTTATTCTTTTGGCAGGTGGAATTGGAAAAAGGATGAAAACAGTCACTCCTAAACAGTTTCTCCTCATTGAAGGTAAACCAATTGCTCGTTACAGTTTTGATATCTTTATGAAATTACCTTACGTAAAAGAAATTGTTGTCGTTTGTGCCCCTAAATATAGACATTTTTTTCCAAACTCCCATTCTTCTATAAAAGTAAACTTCACAGATCCTGGTGAGAGAAGACAAGATTCTGTCAAAAACGGATTAGAAGCCATGGAAACAAAAACAGATATCATTTGCATTCACGATTCAGCTCGTCCTTTTATTGATAGCGAAATGATTACAAGAGTTCATGAAAGCGCATATGAATTAGGCGCTGCCACGACAGGCATGCCCTTAAAATTTACCGTTAAAGAACATGATGGGCAAGGTATTGTCTTTAAAACACATAATAGAGACCTTTTTTGGGAAGTCCAAACTCCTCAAGCCATAAAACGGGACTTATTTCAGGATGGATTTAAATTCGTTCAAGAAAATCAAATAGAAGTCACAGACGACGTTTCGATTGTTGAATACATTAAAGCACCTGTAAAACTCGTTGAGGGAAGTTATCAGAACTTTAAAATTACAACACCTGAAGATTTACTTCTTGCCAAACATTTAATTAAACTTGCAATCAAACAGACAGCTTCATGATTTATTGCTATAAATTAACCATCAGCTATGATGGTTCAAATTACAATGGGTGGCAAATACAACCCAATGGAAAATCCATACAAGAAGAAATTGAAAAAGCTTTACTTATTTTGCTAAAAGAAGAGATCCGAATTATTGGATCAGGTAGAACCGATGCTGGCGTGCACGCCTTAGGGCAAGTGGCTAACTTTACAACCTCTCAATCAATAGATATTTTAAAATTTACCTACTCTTTAAATAGTTTGTTACCTTGTGATATACGGATTAAAAATATTACCCAAGTAGCATCTACTTTTCATGCTCAATATTCAGCTATTAGTAAAACCTATCAATATCATGTTTACACAGGAAAGGTTCTAAATCCATTTAAAAGGCTTTATGTATGGCATCTACATCGATTGCTAGATCTGAATTTGCTTTGTGACGCTACAAAGGAGTTTTTAGGTGAACATGATTTTGCATCTTTTGCAAATGTTGGCAGTTCTGCCAAAGACTCTATCCGCAATTTAATGAAATTTGATGTAGATCTTTCCAATGATGAAATCATTTTTACTCTTAAGGCAAATGGTTTTCTTTACAAAATGGTGAGAAACTTAGTAGGTTTTGTAATAGAGATAGCGTCTCACAAACGCCCTATTACTGATATAAAAAAAGTTTTACTAGCAAAAGATAGAAGGCAAGCAGGAAGCGCAGCTCCTCCTCAAGGCTTATTTTTAGTTGAAGTCGATTACCCAAAGGAACTATCGTTAATATCTTCAAATGTA contains these protein-coding regions:
- a CDS encoding DNA topoisomerase I/SWI domain fusion protein, which translates into the protein MNKEKKPSAFMKPVQVSEALAKIVGPGPMPRTEVTKKLWEYIKKHKLQDGENKRNINPDKTLAEVLGSSDSIDMFKMTSKLSKHIKEPELASKRQ
- the pabB gene encoding Para-aminobenzoate synthase component 1 gives rise to the protein MKETSFTINNSTCFLQGASHLINEVGSILLYSGGNYDTSEASYLFLFPFEKIEILASSENPWGELKEQLQLDQSNACDLPLWVGYLSYELGYATEEIFTPSDDNSNYLAYFQKFKITIRFCHSTNTIAVFVINNILLENEQKILQVIVNQDFWNRSYFKPLTPSKIKNIKRKGSDDYKKAIEAIKELILDGEVYQLNLSQEFIFSGSFDPVSIYFALLQKSPNPYSAILNLEQETIVSISPEKFLSLKKGQLETRPIKGTIAATVLDGKKKLLNSEKNLSELMMIVDLMRNDLSRVSQVGSVKVKELVRCENYHSIYHLFSIIQAVAIPKIHSLEIIKACYPAGSITGCPKIRAMEYIQRFEKRNRHVYTGSIGYFSQNGDFNFNVAIRTLIFKEEELRVQLGGAIVIDSEPENEYEETLDKGLSIFNAIGFNPHA
- the pabC gene encoding Aminodeoxychorismate lyase codes for the protein MHKPSIVYLNGRFIPKSEAFIPVTDKGFIYGQGAFTTMCLESGYILNYDLHILRLKKTCAFLNITYPPLIETTFLQLISLNSATQNSWKIKVIITDETCLIEISPFEIVKKMQKVTLYPFPMQSPLLCYKTLAYLDRILVKKFSLQQGFDDAIVTNGSGFILETSFSNIFWTKQKTIFIPASHLQNLKGTILERIQETGYLLGYTIKYVETTVENLSVDTSLYICNSLQMILPVFAMNQKKFKIDGIEYQRLQKTTTHLSFKFSLKV
- a CDS encoding putative transcriptional regulatory protein, encoding MAGHSKWANIKHKKERADAKKGKVFSRIAKEIITATKLGGPDPKTNPRLRLALEKAKNSNVPNDIIDRNIKKGANVDQAAFMEMTYELYGHGGVGLIVDIMTDNKNRISSDMRIATNKRGGNIANPGAVAFNFERKGIIQYPKNVPEEELFLAATESGAEDFEVEEETYIVICDPVELYQVKESLQKLGYISTEDNLDMIPKVYVDCDVETAKANLGLIEWLEQLDDVDAVYHNMNIPQELS
- the prfB gene encoding Peptide chain release factor 2, which gives rise to MIESFICGGIFDLATKEAKVKELELLMEDTHFWDDNEKAQKVIQEVNQLKAWTNPTKNIKNRFCALKELLPEVIESNDEAFFQELLLELDAIEKIVGELEIRRMLAGELDSKNCYLSINAGAGGTEACDWVLMLSRMYQRWASRRGWKVEIVDTVDGDVAGIKSITLKFGGDFAYGYAKAEKGVHRLVRISPFDSNAKRHTSFASVDVTPEITDDIQIEIRPEDVRIDTYRASGAGGQHVNKTDSAVRLTHIPTNLVVSCQNQRSQLQNKEACFKMLRSKLYELEVLERENAIKALSGDKKEIAWGSQIRNYVFQPYTLVKDTRTKYEVGNIQAVMDGELDDFVYAYLKEFG
- the ispD gene encoding 2-C-methyl-D-erythritol 4-phosphate cytidylyltransferase yields the protein MNNSYSTAVILLAGGIGKRMKTVTPKQFLLIEGKPIARYSFDIFMKLPYVKEIVVVCAPKYRHFFPNSHSSIKVNFTDPGERRQDSVKNGLEAMETKTDIICIHDSARPFIDSEMITRVHESAYELGAATTGMPLKFTVKEHDGQGIVFKTHNRDLFWEVQTPQAIKRDLFQDGFKFVQENQIEVTDDVSIVEYIKAPVKLVEGSYQNFKITTPEDLLLAKHLIKLAIKQTAS
- a CDS encoding putative metallophosphoesterase encodes the protein MKNFQKLGSLLWDAWCVLSVVGIWPRFIEPKLLQLNNNTISISNLPQSFENFKIIHLTDLHLNPKTSDNFLKKILNKVNILNPDLIVFTGDFICFGQNFDVERLNKFLSKLQAPYGKYAIYGNHDYSHFVSVNENGDYDVITKKSSSLTKGFARLFSSIKVTGKMTTAAKNVSPHQALQDVLKKSGFKVLNNETIQIKKHDDFFNLTGLGEYMTGQCNPKLGFQSYKAKYPGIVMSHNPDSISLLNNFPGNIILSGHTHGAQVNLPIMWKKFMLAENPQLKRGLYKRGNKSIFINRGLGAVIPFRWFSLPEIVLHTLTRGSNE
- a CDS encoding putative acetyltransferase YhhY — translated: MEEEKLDLPEGIDIRYTEVGDAKYLKQWLMDPTVSRWFPMDDEAEIDDAVNRWIGFYRYKCSLTAVKDGIPVGLSTLYLQPYKKLAHQCEFGIIVAPDQRNKKIGTFLINNIMHLARDTFKIELLHLQVYAENPAIRLYKRMGFTQFGEQTKWLKGRDGVHQARSFMEKELI
- a CDS encoding Immunogenic protein MPT70 precursor, which translates into the protein MKYAKLLGSTLAASLALSFASLQALEVMEGTHTKDVKNTGMHTKDTFVKSDVIKIIKDNPDLSTLGTLIQTANLQTILAGTGPFTIFAPTNEAFEKLGKDKLNDLMKPENKDKLIQILTYHIVPGNVMAKDVKTEEVKTINGKVLDIKVDGTTVTVDGAKVVKTDHVGTNGVVHVIDKVLIP
- the truA_1 gene encoding tRNA pseudouridine synthase A; this translates as MIYCYKLTISYDGSNYNGWQIQPNGKSIQEEIEKALLILLKEEIRIIGSGRTDAGVHALGQVANFTTSQSIDILKFTYSLNSLLPCDIRIKNITQVASTFHAQYSAISKTYQYHVYTGKVLNPFKRLYVWHLHRLLDLNLLCDATKEFLGEHDFASFANVGSSAKDSIRNLMKFDVDLSNDEIIFTLKANGFLYKMVRNLVGFVIEIASHKRPITDIKKVLLAKDRRQAGSAAPPQGLFLVEVDYPKELSLISSNVLK